The following proteins are encoded in a genomic region of Amphiura filiformis chromosome 18, Afil_fr2py, whole genome shotgun sequence:
- the LOC140139915 gene encoding E3 ubiquitin-protein ligase TRIM71-like produces MATAQPQPELVPTQSKDLTRCGICNEIINQPKSLPCLHTFCLECLREWSKPNKETVTCPVLNCKKTSLMPSNGVDDLPENVFILSLITTSPYRGRNVPCVCCEETNNDVLARCMDCEGVLCKRGVNAHGEMSFLKLHQVIMLEDLKSGKINLKQVSNKKQPTCKEHNSQQLWLYCETCGVLICRDCTVIDHPKPDHAYVTLKSTVSEQRKKIEALVKRNGVIEKQVDKALQDVTKAQQDLDSIKKKFTADIDMEIEKIEKHVRKICQQERGRLLKQQDEIAALSHKKIQSSKENLQSQKVRFQAGREVANQVLQSGSDSDIASVYKQLTTSLKDLCQEELESVPQDIAVLPVPKFMADSAITSVTTIGKVSDGKHLPSKVSAGSWELESEFVDIEELTNAGSIVTTPTGDIVVADCSFTVPVKVYSSDGKFKFNLDQRSVYTTTVAVSPDGKLYVASGNANFKRIRVFGSNGRYLSQFPVVSPTGVASVAEKTELRGMTVNNKSQLLVGEIRKKYISIHDLNGTHITSFQVRIKPYHIATTSQGNIIVSHDGYPGVHVLDSGGSLHHTITAPTGVSWSPMGVCCSMTDEICICNRGTPTGIYFFSSIGIYLGCVTQDVSFPSGITLMQNDRKMAVIDYDVHCHDGPDCHVKIFCRR; encoded by the exons ATGGCTACTGCACAACCACAACCTGAACTTGTTCCCACACAGTCCAAAGATCTTACACGATGTGGTATTTGTAATGAGATCATCAACCAACCCAAATCTCTACCGTGTCTTCACACGTTCTGTTTGGAATGTTTACGAGAATGGAGTAAACCTAACAAGGAAACTGTCACGTGTCCTGTATTGAATTGTAAGAAGACTTCTCTGATGCCATCAAATGGGGTGGATGATCTGCCTGAAAATGTGTTTATCTTATCTCTGATTACAACAAG cccaTACCGAGGAAGAAACGTTCCATGCGTTTGCTGTGAGGAAACTAACAATGATGTCTTAGCTCGATGTATGGATTGTGAGGGAGTTCTTTGCAAACGAGGTGTTAATGCTCACGGAGAAATGTCCTTCTTGAAGTTGCATCAGGTTATCATGTTAGAAGACCTGAAATCGGGAAAGATCAACCTTAAGCAagtatcaaataaaaagcaaccTACATGTAAAGAACACAACAGCCAACAACTATGGCTTTACTGCGAAACTTGTGGAGTTCTTATATGCAGAGATTGTACAGTCATAGACCACCCGAAACCAGACCATGCCTATGTCACATTAAAGAGCACTGTTTCAGAGCAGCGAAAGAAGATCGAAGCGTTAGTCAAGCGCAATGGAGTTATTGAGAAGCAAGTCGACAAAGCTTTACAAGATGTTACTAAAGCACAGCAGGACTTGGATAGCATCAAAAAGAAATTCACCGCTGATATTGACATGGAGATAGAAAAGATAGAGAAGCATGTCCGTAAGATCTGCCAGCAAGAGCGAGGAAGGCTATTGAAACAACAAGATGAAATTGCAGCGTTATCTCACAAGAAGATCCAATCGTCCAAAGAAAATTTGCAGAGTCAGAAAGTCAGATTCCAAGCAGGGCGAGAAGTAGCCAACCAAGTTCTTCAGAGTGGATCTGATAGTGACATTGCATCTGTTTATAAGCAGCTCACCACATCACTTAAGGATTTGTGCCAGGAAGAACTGGAGAGTGTCCCACAAGATATTGCCGTACTACCGGTACCAAAGTTCATGGCTGACTCTGCGATAACGAGCGTTACCACCATCGGGAAAGTATCAGATGGCAAACATTTACCAAGTAAAGTATCAGCTGGTTCATGGGAGTTGGAGAGTGAGTTTGTTGACATTGAAGAACTAACAAATGCAGGCAGTATTGTAACAACACCTACAGGAGATATTGTTGTAGCAGATTGCTCCTTCACCGTACCTGTAAAGGTGTACAGCTCTGATgggaaatttaaattcaatcttgATCAGCGATCAGTATATACGACGACTGTAGCTGTAAGTCCTGATGGCAAATTATATGTGGCAAGCGGTAATGCCAACTTTAAACGCATCAGAGTGTTTGGATCAAATGGTCGGTATCTTTCCCAATTCCCAGTGGTATCACCAACAGGTGTGGCATCAGTTGCAGAAAAAACAGAATTGAGAGGAATGACTGTCAATAATAAGAGTCAATTATTGGTAGGAGAAATCAGAAAGAAATACATCAGCATCCATGATCTCAATGGTACACATATCACTTCATTCCAAGTCAGAATTAAACCATATCATATTGCCACAACATCTCAAGGTAATATCATCGTGAGTCATGATGGCTACCCAGGTGTTCATGTATTAGACTCTGGTGGGAGCCTTCACCATACTATAACTGCACCTACAGGTGTGTCGTGGTCACCTATGGGTGTGTGCTGTAGCATGACTGATGAGATATGCATTTGTAATCGTGGGACACCAACAGGAATATACTTCTTCTCATCCATAGGCATCTACTTAGGATGTGTTACCCAGGACGTCAGTTTTCCATCGGGAATAACACTAATGCAGAACGACAGAAAGATGGCAGTAATTGATTATGATGTACATTGTCATGATGGTCCTGATTGTCATGTAAAAATCTTTTGTCGGAGGTAA